The window CCGACTGCAGATCATCCCCGAGCATTTTTACACCCTCAACGCAGAAGAGACGGCCTGTCTCCAGGCACTCCTGACGGCGGAAGAGCCGTTCAATCCCATCGATGGGACGGCCAGAATACTGGCAACCATCCTTTCCGGAATTACGGAGCCGGAACTCTTTTCGGCATTTCTGGAAATCTACCTGAAACTCACCAGAAACCTTTTCCATTCCGGCGAGAGTGAATTTTCCCTCAGGTTGTTTACTTTCCTTTACCGGCGGGCAACAGCCAGGGAACCGGTTGACGAGAGGAGTCGTCAGGTTCTTGCCGCCCTGGGCAGATTCTGGACAGACGACGCCCTCAAAGGGCTGTGCAAGATTATTGACACGACCGATGCGCTCTCTGCCGACGAGCTCAAGACCCTGTCGATCATGATTGGGAAAACTTCACCGGCAACCCTTTGCGAGCTTCTCGGCATGGTCGAGACGATGAAGATGAGAAAGGTGCTGATCGAAACGACATCGGAAATTGCCGTTGAAACACCGCAAATCTTACTCCCTTTTCTCAGTGATTCCCGGTGGTATCTGGTCAGGAACGTCGTGTTGATCCTGACCCAGATCAAAGATTCGGTGCTGCTTGATCAAGTCGTGATGCTCATCACCCATCGCGACCAAAGGGTCAGGAAAGAGGTATTGAAATACCTGGTAGCGGTTTCCGAACCCCGGGCCAAACCATTTATTCTCAAGTTCCTCCGGGATGAAGCTGCGGGCATAAGGATTATGGCGCTACAGCTGCTGGGGAGAGCCAAGCTTCAGTTCGCCTTGAAACCTCTCACCGCATTCATCGATACCGACGAATTCGAAGGCATGAGCATCTCTGAAAAAAAAGCGGTTTTCGCGGTGCTTGGCGAGCTGGGGGGGGGGAAGATGCTGCCCCTCTTCAAGAGTATGCTGACCAGGAAGTATCTCTTCCAGAGGGCAAAAGAGAAGGAAGCCATCACCTGTGCGGTGGCCGGACTGGAGAAAATTCCGGGAGAGGAGACCCGCAAACTCCTCGAAGAAGCGCTCCGTTCAAAAAGCTCGGAATCCCAAGACATCATCAAAAATGCCATCATGACGGTGAGTCGCCAGAAAAATGCCCCCGACTCCCGGCAGCAGGAGCGCTGAATGAATACCATGACCAGCCAGGATCAGCTTGACAAGGCGCTGCTGCAGTCAGGGAGAAGCCTGGTCACGCGTTTTTTCGTGTTAATCAAGACCGCCCAGAATTACGCTGAGGGACATGCGGCCGTCGCCCCGGCGGTCGAACAGTTGCTTGCCGTGATCCGGACCATGCACCGAATGAATGCCGAGGCCTCACTTCGGCTCAGGGGAGGATACCTTTTTCTGGGGGACTTGCGCCTCAAGCCCGAAACCGCCGGATTTGAAGCCTTCAGTTTCACCATGAGCGAAATGAAAAGATGCTTCATCGGCGGAATCAACTTTTCCCCGGAAGTCTCGGCGACGGACCTAAGCGGTTTTGTTCAGATTCTCCTCAGGATGCAGGCGCCGCCGTCACTCCAGGCCTTTAGCGAATTGCAGGCTCTCCTGCTTGCGGCCGCGATAACCCGAATCGAACTTGAGGTCCTGACGGAAACAACCGATTACGCCTACATGGACGATGCGGCCAGGATGGACAGCAAATCCCGGGCCAGACGCATCTATTCCCAAGCCATCAGTGCCGTCGATGACATCATGAGCAACGCCGTGAAGGGTAAATCCCTCCAGTTGGCCAAGGCCAAAAGGGTGGTGCAGGGGATGGTTGACCAGCTCATTTCCGATCCTGCCGACCTGCTCGGTTTTACCACCCTCAAATGCCATCGGAAATACACAAGCAACCACCCGGTCAATGTCTGCATCCTTTCGATGCTGACAGGACTCAAGGCGGGATTGACAAAAAACCGCTGCTGCGAGCTCGGCCTGAGCGCTTTCTGCCACGATATCGGGAAAACCGCTCTCCCGCAGGAATTATTGGACAAAGAGACCGATCTGGACGAGCAAGAGTGGCAGGCGATGCATAAACACCCGCTGCTTGGCGTCAAACTGCTGTTGGAGCTCAAACAGCTCGACAATCTGAACGCCAGGATGGTGGCCGTGGCGTTTGAACATCATCGGCAGCACGACTTCTCGGGATATCCCCGGCTTCCTTACCAAAAGATGAGCCTTTTCAGCAAGATCATCAGTATGGCCGACGACTATGACGCCCTGACCTCATCCCGGGTTTATCACCGGGAAGCCAAGGCGCCCGACAAGGTCATCCGTTATATGCTTTCCAAATCCGGCAAGAGTTATGATCCGGTTCTGCTCAAGCTCTTTGTTACCACAGTCGGCATCTATCCCGTCGGCACCATTCTGCTTCTCAACACCAAAGAAATAGCGCTGGTCGTGAAAAACAAGCCCGCAGCAGCAATGCTCGGCACCCCGTGGATAAAATTGATTGCCTCCGCCGGCGGCGAAGAAATCGACGGGGAGATTGTCGACACGGCCGAGCTCGCGGCCTCGGGCCGGGCTATCCTGGGGGTCATCGACGCGACCACTTTGGGAATGGACCCCGTCGGATTCCTGGTGTAATGAACCTCACGCCCCAACGCTAAACGAAGTGAAAAGGGAGGGAATTACACACACGCTCTTTGACCAACCGTGGAGACAATAAATGCTTTTCAGCTTAAAGAACAAGTTAGCCCTGACTGTCTGCCTGCTGTTAACAGTCACCCTCACAGCCGCAGCCATGGGGGTTCTCCACTTTTTCAGTGCCGAGTTCAAGGCGATAATCAGCCAACAACAGTTCAGCTCCGTCACAGAGATTGCCGCCGACATCGATGAACAGATCCGAGCCGGCAACGAGATCATCACCCGCACGGCAACCAACTTCCCCGACGCTATTCTCGCCGATCCGGATGCTGTTCAGAGCTATCTTGACCAGCGTCTCGGCGAGGGGACTCGGCTCTTTTTCGACAACGGGATCTTCTGTTTTTCCCCGGGCGGAGAACTCCTCGCGGAGTACCCCTTTAAAGAGGGGCGACGCGGCAAGAACTTTGCCTTTCGCGACTACCTCCAGAAGACGATTGCAACCCGCAAGCCGCAGATTTCGGATCCCTACTTCTCCAGCCAGGAACACCACCATCCCGCGATCACCTTCACTGCTCCGATCTTCGACGCCGCGGGGAAGCTCTCTGCCGTCATCGCCGGAAGCGTCGATCTGACAAACGACAATTTCCTCGGCAGACTGGGAAAATTCAAAATCGGTGCGAGCGGTTATCTTTACCTCTACAACATTGACCGGATGATGATCATGCATCCGGATGCCAGCCGGATTTTGCAGAAGGATGTCGCGGTCGGGGTCAATCCCCTCTTTGATCGAGCCATTGCCGGTTTTGAAGGGTCCGAAGAGACCGTCAACTCTCGTGGCATTGCCATGCTCTCCTCCTTCAAACGTCTTGCCACAACCGACTGGATCCTCGCGGCCAACTATCCGGTCAGCGAAGCCTTTGCTTCTGTTGCCAAAGCGAAGAGATACATCTCCAGCGGCCTTCTTCTCCTCCTTCTTAGCACCACCGTGGCAGTATGGTTCTTCATGAAGCACCTGAGCCGACCGTTGCTCGACTTCACCCGCCATGTCCAGAATCTGTCAGAAAAGGGTGCCTCACGAACGCCCCTTCCGATCACCACCGACGACGAAATCGGCCTTTTGGGGATTGCTTTCAATCGACTCATGACTGAAGTCGAAGTGCAGAAAGACCTCTCCTCTGAGCGTCTCCACTTTTTGCAAACGATCAGCGACGCTATTCCTAATCCCGTCTACTATAAGGATCTGCAACGACGTTATCTCGGCTGCAATCGCGCCTACGAGGAGATTCGCGGCGTCTCCCGCGCAGAATTGTTAGGGAAGACGACCAGCGAGATCGCTGACTCCCCTGAAGCAATAGAACTCGATCTCGACGAGTTCGAACTCCTCAACGATTCGAGTCTGCCCGATGACTTTACGGAGACATCGATGCTCTACAGCGATGGCAGCCAACACGAGATCCTTATCTACCGGGCTGTTTTTCACGACGACCAAGGGGCGGCAGCCGGTCTGGTCGGGACTTTTACTGACATTACCCATCGAAAAGTGCTGGAGAAGGCATTAAACGAACAACAACTCTTTGGCGAGAACCTGCTGCAAAACTCTGCCGTCCCCACCTTTGTCGTCGACAGTAAGCATCAAGTGATTACCTGGAATCTCGCCTGTGAAGAACTGACCGGTCTCACCGCTTTTGACATGCTCGCCACCAACCAGCAATGGCGAGCGTTTTATTCCGAGGAACGCCCCACCCTTGCCGACATCATTATTGATGGTGACATTGAAAAGACGATCGATCTTTATCAGACCTTCTCCAGTTCGCAGCTCATTGCCGAAGGACTGCAGGCAGAAGGATGGTACGCCAATGTCGGTGGCAAGCGGCGCTATCTGAGTTTTGATGCAGCGCCGATCCGCGACCGGCAGGGGAATATCATTGCCGCCATCGAAACACTGCAGGACCACACCGGGCTCAAGCAAACGGAAGAAGCGTTACGGCGGAGTGAGGAGAACTTCCGCTCATTAACTGAACTCTCGCCGGATGCGATCCTCGTCCACAAAGGGGGAGAGGTCATTTTTGGCAATAATGCCGCCGCCGCCCTCTTCGGGGCAGTAAGCACGGGGCAACTCACAGGAGTCAGGATTATGGATCTCGTCCATCCCGATTATCACGCAATCGTCCAACAGCGCATCAGTGAGGTTGAATTCAATCAGGGAGAAAAAACGTGCTTCGATGAAAAGATCCTTCGCTTAAACGGTGAAGTCGTCGATGTTGAGGTCTGTTCAACCCCGGTCTTTTATCATGAAGAGTGGTCGGTACAATCGATCTTACGAGATATTACGGCGCGCAAGGAGTTACAGGAACAGGTCTGGAAGCAGGCGAATTATGACGGATTAACCGGACTCCCGAATCGGCTCCTCTTTAACGACCGCCTGCAGCAGGCGATTGAGCGGGCGGCGCGGGAGGATTATGCCGTCGCTCTGCTGTTTATTGACCTTGACCGTTTCAAAGAGATCAACGATACCCTCGCTCACGATGCCGGCGACTCTCTCCTCCAGCAGGCGGCAAAGAGGATGGAGGATGCTCTTCGTAAGAGCGATACCTTGGCGAGGATGGGCGGGGACGAATTTACCGTGATTATGCCCTGCGTGGCAGAACCTCTCCATGTCGGGATTGTCGCTAAGCGCCTCCTGGAAACTCTCAGACAGCCCTTCAACCTGCCGGGGGGCATGGGGATGATTTCCGGATCGATCGGTGTCGCCTTTTACCCGCGGGATGCCAGAGATATCCCGATGCTTCTGCACCAGGCAGATATCGCCATGTACCGGGCCAAAGAGAGCGGCCGGAATACTTTCCGGCATTACTCGGCAGTGGCTGACGGAGAAGCAGACAGCCTCTGACCCTTCTTTCGTCTAAAATTCCTCGCCCGCAAGGAATCAACAGAAAAGAGATGCCGTTGTTTGCCCTCCCTTTTTCTTGACTCTCTCACTGAGAGCGCGTTAAAATTCGCCACTTTTTCGTGTTATCAAAATCTTAGCTCCTTCCGGAGGCATCGTGACCTTTCAAAATCTTATCCTCTCTCTGCAAGGGTATTGGGCCAATCAGGGGTGCATCATTCAGCAGCCCTACGACACCGAAAAGGGGGCCGGCACCTTCAATCCCGCCACCTTCCTGCGCGTTCTCGGCCCCGAGCCCTGGAATGTCGCTTATGTTGAACCTTCGCGCCGCCCCACCGACGGCCGCTACGGCGAGAACCCGAACCGGTTGCAGCACTACTACCAGTTTCAGGTGATCATGAAGCCGTCCCCCTCCAACATCCTCGATCTTTACCTCGACTCCCTTAAGTCCTTTGGTATCGATCCGAAGAAACACGACATCCGTTTTGTCGAGGATGACTGGGAATCACCGACTCTCGGCGCCTGGGGCCTCGGCTGGGAGGTCTGGCTCGACGGCATGGAGATCACCCAGTTCACCTACTTCCAGCAGGCCGGCGGCATCGACCTCAAGCCGATCCCGGCGGAGATCACCTACGGCTGCGAGCGCATCGCCATGTATCTGCAGGGGGTCGATAACGTTTACGACCTGGAGTGGACCAAGGGGATCAAGTACGGCGACATCCACCATCGCAGTGAAGTCGAATTCTCGACTCACAACTTCGAAGAAGCCGATGTGGCGATGCTGTTGCAGCTCTTCACCATGTACGAGAAAGAGTGCATTCGCCTCGTCGCTAAGGGACTAACCCTCCCCGCTTATGACTATGTGATGAAATGCTCGCACACCTTCAATCTCCTCGATGCCCGCGGTGCCATCTCCGTCACCGAGCGTGCCTCCTATATCGGCCGGGTGCGCAATGTGGCGAAACTCTGCGCCGAGGGATACCTCAAGCTGCGTGAAGAACTCGGATTCCCCCTGCTTAAAGGAGGCCGTTAAGCCATGGCAAAAGAACTACTCTTAGAGATCGGCAGCGAAGAGATTCCCGCCGGATTCCTCCCCAAGGCCATGGCCGACATGGAAGCGCTCATCCGCAAAGAGTTGGAGAGCGCCCGCATCGAATTCTCCGCCATTGAAACGATGGCCGCGCCGCGCCGCCTCGTCCTGGTAGTACGCGACCTGGCTGAGGAGCAGCCGAACCTCTTTGTCCGGGCGATGGGTCCGGCCAAAGCCGTTGCTTTTGGCGCTGACGGTACCCCGAGCAAGGCCGCGGAAGGTTTTGCCCGCGGTCAGGGAGTGGCGGTCAGCGACCTCAAGATCGTCGCAACTGAAAAGGGCGAATATCTCTGCGTCGAAAAGGAAGAGAGCGGCCGGCCGACAGCGCAGCTCCTGGCTGAAATCCTCCCCCGCCTGATCAGTTCCATCCCCTTCAAGAAGTCGATGCGCTGGAAAGATCTCGACGTCCGCTTTGCCCGGCCGATCCATTGGATCGTTGCCCTCTACGGCGGCGAAATCGTCCCCTTCAGCTTCGGCGATATCCACAGCTGCAACACCTCCTGCGGCCATCGTTTCATGGCCAACACCCCCTTTGTGGTGCGGGATTTTGCCGATTATCTGGCCCAATGCGAAGCCCACTGTGTCATCCCCTCCCCGGCCCGGCGGCGCGAGATTATCAGCCGCGACATCGCTGCCCTGGCGAAGAGCGCGGGTGGTGAAGTTCTTGCCGATGCGGGGCTCCTTGAAGAAGTTTCCTTCCTTTGCGAATACCCGAGCGCTGTCCTCGGCACCTTCAACCCCGATTTCCTCCAGGTGCCGAAAGAGGTGCTGATTACCTCGATGCGCAGCCACCAGCGCTACTTCTCTCTGGTCGATGCGGACGGCAAGCTCCTCCCCTGCTTCATCACCATCAACAATACCTTGAGTGACGATCCGGGTGTCGTCGTCAAGGGGAATGAGCGCGTCCTGCGCGCCCGCCTCTCCGATGCGCGCTTCTTCTATGAAGAGGATCAGAAGGTCCCCCTCTCCGAGCGGGTCGAAGCGCTAAAGAGCGTCGTCTATCAACAGAAGCTCGGCACCTCCTACGAGAAGATGGAGCGCTTCCGCGCCCTTGCCGGCCTCCTCGCCAGCCGCTTCGTCCCGGAACTGCAACCTGCCACCGAGCGCGCCGCCACCCTCTGCAAGGCGGATCTGGTCTCGGGGATGGTCGGTGAATTCCCCGAGGTGCAGGGGATCATGGGGCGCGACTATGCCCTGAAGCAGGGGGAGAGTGTAGAAGTGGCCAACGCGATTGCCGAGCACTACCTGCCGACCTCGGCCGGCGGCGAGCTGCCGGCTTCGGCGATCGGCGCCTTTGTTTCCCTTGCTGACAAGCTCGACACCATCTGCGGCTGCTTCGGCGTCGGTCTCATCCCCACCGGTTCGGCTGACCCTTATGCCCTGCGCCGCTGTGCCATCGGCATCCTTAATATCGTCATCAGCCGCAACCTGACCCTTTCGCTCCCGGAGCTGATCGGACAGAG of the Deltaproteobacteria bacterium HGW-Deltaproteobacteria-4 genome contains:
- a CDS encoding diguanylate phosphodiesterase, with the translated sequence MNTMTSQDQLDKALLQSGRSLVTRFFVLIKTAQNYAEGHAAVAPAVEQLLAVIRTMHRMNAEASLRLRGGYLFLGDLRLKPETAGFEAFSFTMSEMKRCFIGGINFSPEVSATDLSGFVQILLRMQAPPSLQAFSELQALLLAAAITRIELEVLTETTDYAYMDDAARMDSKSRARRIYSQAISAVDDIMSNAVKGKSLQLAKAKRVVQGMVDQLISDPADLLGFTTLKCHRKYTSNHPVNVCILSMLTGLKAGLTKNRCCELGLSAFCHDIGKTALPQELLDKETDLDEQEWQAMHKHPLLGVKLLLELKQLDNLNARMVAVAFEHHRQHDFSGYPRLPYQKMSLFSKIISMADDYDALTSSRVYHREAKAPDKVIRYMLSKSGKSYDPVLLKLFVTTVGIYPVGTILLLNTKEIALVVKNKPAAAMLGTPWIKLIASAGGEEIDGEIVDTAELAASGRAILGVIDATTLGMDPVGFLV
- the glyQ gene encoding glycine--tRNA ligase subunit alpha, translating into MTFQNLILSLQGYWANQGCIIQQPYDTEKGAGTFNPATFLRVLGPEPWNVAYVEPSRRPTDGRYGENPNRLQHYYQFQVIMKPSPSNILDLYLDSLKSFGIDPKKHDIRFVEDDWESPTLGAWGLGWEVWLDGMEITQFTYFQQAGGIDLKPIPAEITYGCERIAMYLQGVDNVYDLEWTKGIKYGDIHHRSEVEFSTHNFEEADVAMLLQLFTMYEKECIRLVAKGLTLPAYDYVMKCSHTFNLLDARGAISVTERASYIGRVRNVAKLCAEGYLKLREELGFPLLKGGR
- a CDS encoding glycine--tRNA ligase subunit beta — translated: MAKELLLEIGSEEIPAGFLPKAMADMEALIRKELESARIEFSAIETMAAPRRLVLVVRDLAEEQPNLFVRAMGPAKAVAFGADGTPSKAAEGFARGQGVAVSDLKIVATEKGEYLCVEKEESGRPTAQLLAEILPRLISSIPFKKSMRWKDLDVRFARPIHWIVALYGGEIVPFSFGDIHSCNTSCGHRFMANTPFVVRDFADYLAQCEAHCVIPSPARRREIISRDIAALAKSAGGEVLADAGLLEEVSFLCEYPSAVLGTFNPDFLQVPKEVLITSMRSHQRYFSLVDADGKLLPCFITINNTLSDDPGVVVKGNERVLRARLSDARFFYEEDQKVPLSERVEALKSVVYQQKLGTSYEKMERFRALAGLLASRFVPELQPATERAATLCKADLVSGMVGEFPEVQGIMGRDYALKQGESVEVANAIAEHYLPTSAGGELPASAIGAFVSLADKLDTICGCFGVGLIPTGSADPYALRRCAIGILNIVISRNLTLSLPELIGQSLDLLNAKLTRPRAEVQAEVIEFFRGRLLNILTSQGYATDLVEAVLSASFDDPTDACERVKALAALKDQADFEPLAAAFKRIGNIIKGGVEAPIEPALFETECESALFNELQKVEAGLELCLEKRDYNTALRAIAALRPTVDAFFDGVMVMAENPQVRTNRLALLTSAGRLFSGIADFGKIA